The following DNA comes from Salvia splendens isolate huo1 chromosome 17, SspV2, whole genome shotgun sequence.
TTCAGTGCCCTAAGATAAATCTTGAGATATAGAAAATGCAGAaggttccatatgcttcggcgaTTGGGAGCCTAATGTGTACTTAACTATGTATTAGACCAATTTGGTGTATGTTGTTAATATGTTGGGCAGATATCTCAATAATCCGGATATTTATAGAGAACTAAGCATTACATGCTCGCATACAGAAAATCAGATCATTTGGAGAGATCATTAGGTATTTTATTTCTGATTTTGTTAGATGCCAATACAGTAAAGGATCCATTTTAGTTTACGTGTGTCTGTTGGCTATGGAGCCATTTCGTGGAGAAGTGATGAGCAAACACTTGTAGCTACTTCTGCCATGACAACAAAATTCGTAACTTGTTTTGGGCATCTGGTTATTGAATATGACTGCAAAATTTTGTCAAAAAGCTGAATATTGTTAATAGTATTGAAAGACCACTTAAGTTATGTTGTGACAATAACGCAGCGGTATTATATTCTAAAACAATAAAAGCTTCCTGTTGTTAAATAAAGACTTTGAAATGGACAAATACATATAGAGCATAAGGGAACGGATTTAATGATAGCAAATCTGCTCACTAAGGGACTATCACCCAAGGTCTTTCATGGGCATATAGCCACAATGTGGTGTTATGTCATTTGAGGATACTTCCGTTTAGTGGGAGTAGTTTTGGTTATTGCTCTATATTGTGTTTTAGAACATAAAGCTATAAAATTCATGTCATTCTCTGCAGAATAAAGTTATGTTTTGTCCATTACTTGTGTTATTCGGTTTTGGTTTGATCTCACTAAGGATTTGGGAGGACCAGTTGGAAATATGCATGTATGATTATCTTGCATGAAATTTCCATGCTACACTCCATAATTGATATGTTGTTTATTATGTTTGCATATGTGATTACTGATGAgtttaatcatgaaaaaatatGGTGACTGCATCTTTAGTCCTATGCTGATATGGTTGACAATAAGATTGTTCGGAAATGCACTATGTGATAGCATATTTGAGCGCTCATCCAGTTTGTACATATTTATCTGGTGTCATGTGTTGctcaagtgggagattgttagaaatttgggcttccacatgactaatttaatgtgtatggctatctttcagttgtccaattaaagtgatccaataaagattaagtttgggctaaaagtgtatttatttgttatgaaaataagtgtagataccatatatgattttctatttgatgagggatggaatagaaaataaaggaacttatattatgtataaatataagttAGGGTTATAGTCCCCAGACGTCAGAAGAATATTCGATATCTTTGTATTCTCTCGGCAGACTATTGCGAAGAATGTCTCTGGtcgtttggaagatccatagccGCTGCATAGCAATTCCACCGTTCAACTCTAGATGGATCAAGGTACGCTTCCGCTCTACAGTTTATGCTCCTTCTTCGTTGTTCCTTATTAATCATcatagaaatatgtaattgtTCACTCAATTATTCCAACATGCATATGGAGAAGTGTTTTGGTACACGGAAGCCAACAAGAATTCGTCACATAGGCCAAAAAGTTGCCACTAGAAAGGCCAAGAGGAAGTGCATCTCTACGAGCGGTGCGACCGAGCTTTGCCAACAAGGTGCATGGATCCCAACATGAAGGCAATATCCATTCCATTAATGGCGAAGACTTTGAGATCATCCGCAACGGGCGAGCCATTTTGGCTCGGATTCGTCTCGCCGAGACAAAACGGGGGAGAGTCTCGTTCATGTctattgatttcttttttaatcagtaattaattaaaaattataaagttaTCCTACTTCCCCAAATATAACCGTTATATTATCTTTTTTCAccctttttctcattttttttaatcctcaaattcattcaaaagtcataattttttccataccaattttttttctctaacaTAATTTTGTCTCTAATTTTCATTCTCAATTCAAGTATAGCTGACGATGCAGAAATAGTTCGATTATGGTCTTAGCGGAGCAAGATAATAAGGAGTGTTACAACAACAATCGTGCACGAAGAAGTCGGCGCTTCCATCGTGATCTGGGAGGGAGCCACCCAAAGGCTCGTTCAAGATTATTTATCCTAGAAACAACCGTGAAAAGTGGAATACTTCCGGCACTGGTCCGCATGAGCCGAGAGTTATTTTTGTGCATCACAAATACGTTAGCGGCTTGTGACAAGTTGTTCCAAGAATAAGTTGATGCTATCAGTCAGCAGAATCCTTACAATATTGCAAAAGTGTACTTCTACTAGGCAAACATCCGATAATACTACAGCTTGCTAAGTAACCAAGACTTGACCATTGAAGAACTCAAATATGGACAACATTTCgcgaacggagagagtactactaATACTTAAGATCTCATTACAGTTTTCTGATAGAAAATGCAAGCATACATATCAAACTAGGATCAACTAAGCTTACACAGCACACAcagattataatttaattatgtgacCATTTTCTTCCAAAGCTTGATCACCAATATCATTTCCCTTTGCATCCAtcttctctttttcttcttgtttAACAGCCTTGTTCTTCTCTTGTACCTCCTCCAGCGCCTTACTTAATCTCATCAAATTACCATCCGCATTTTCCCCATCGGATTTCCGCATCAGTTTATCAGCCACGTCAGCCGGAGACATCTCCGTCTCGTTGAGCAGCTGCCTAATATTAGCAAACAATTCATGCGAATCAACCTCCAAATAATTCTTGGCCAATATCTTGAATGCCTCAAATCCACAATAAGACAGCTCTATGTGCTCATCCATTCTACCTCTCCTTATCAGTGCCTTATCCAGCTTCTCCACATGATTCGTCGTAAAAACAATGATCCTCTCGCCCGGACACGCAGACCACAGCCCATCAATGGTGTTCAGTAGCCCCGAAAGAGTCAACTTAGTCcgcttctttttcttctttttctcctCATTCACATGAATcttctcttctccttcttcctcagCCCCATGGCGAACATTACTGTGAGGCCGGCCAAGGCGTTGCCTGTTTGGGCGGTTAGGCTCATCATTTTTCAGCTTGTGTGAGGAAGTAGTGATGATAAACGCCTATATTTATAGAGATTGATACCCCTCTTCTGCCTTGTTTCGACGCAATTTCTTCTTCAATGAAATATAGTAAGTACAGTACTTGTTTTTGTTAGCCTTATTCCGGAGCAATTTCTTTGTACGCCTTTTTTTCatttagggcatccgcagtggtgcggatgtcccggcggaattccccgcggaattcccactgccacgtcataaggacttcccactgctctgccacgtcataaggacttctcactgctctgccacgtcatacgcacttcccactgcacagtggcggaattcccctgcggaattcccacattaaaaaaaaattcacaaattcataaattaaccACTTTCCGGAAGTAAagaatttacggaattaaaatttcgacgcgaatagggaaaaaatccattaaaaaaagaaaagtacatttcaccaaataaaaaaatacatttcaataattacaaactacatcaacgacgacccctacgctgccacacttcttcaataatatcgttctggagtcgaacgtgagcttatttttggcgcatgtcggcaaatgcatgGACTCGATCGACgtcgtcatggggtatccccatgcgtacattgcttgtggccacgccgtggcttggacccggaGCGTCGGTATCATCATTGACCCAATCGATCAGTGCTGggccttcatcttcgacgatcatgttgtgcatgataatacatgcgtacatgatgtcgacgatgctgtcaacataccacagccgtgacggacccttcactgccgcccatcgagcttgGAGCACActaaatgcccgctccacatccttagGCGCTGCCTCCTAACGTTGCGCAAAGTATACCTTCTTCTTatctgttgggcatctgattgtcttcacaaagacgggccacatcgggtatatcccatccgccaaataatagcccatgtcGTGCTGGTtaccgttggcgacgaagttgacggccggaccgacgcccatgcactggtcgttgaaaaggggcgacgactagaggacgttgatgtcgttgttcgccccggctactccaaaataggcgtgtcaaatccacaaccggtagtcagctatcgcttcaaggatcatcgtaggattcttggccttgaatccggtagtgtacatccctttccaggcagcggggcagttcttcattcccagtgcatacaatctatgctgcccagcATCCTCGGGAAGCCGTGCAGagacccgtgcatatccagcagagcctgacaatcttcgggggtaggcttcggaagatacctatccctgaTTATCTCCCTCACGCcttgacaaaaatacttcaggcaatcgcgggctgtcgactcgccgatgttgaggtactcgtcgaacatatcTGTCGTACCTCGGTACGCCAACTGCCTGAAATCAGGCAGTGCACTTCTGgatcggcgtgtggccgggtttacccgctgcatcctcccgcaccctgcaatacccgtatcgacgctccaaagcaccaacgatacgcataaacaacggccgatgcatcctaaaccgtcgccggaataggttctctgcaaaccgtggctccggcgcaaagtaGTCAGCGTACAACCGACGGTGGGCCGCGAGATGGTCGCGGGATACTATagtgcgacgatggatgggtcgaggcaccgccggcgccaaggccgcttgttcctctcTTGTCGCGGCCTCCCGCACTTGTGCCCAAATCCGAGCCATAGGGTCTTCGTGATGGCCACTACCACtgccactaccactaccagccattactattatataaaagaaatttagagagagagaaacttgttaaaacaagtggtgcgaatgaagtGAAATTCAACGAGCAATATATATagacattacaaaaaaaaattaataaatcggAATTCTGCGGGAGGccgcggacctgcgacgtcctcagCTCAATTCCGTATCCGCGCCATTCGTGCCTaatggtggacgtccgccacggaattccggCACATCCGTGGGAATTCCACGgcgaagtccgccattgcgaaTGCTCTTAGTATTTTACATGTCCATTTCAGTGAACAATTATAACTGCTtccattttaatattatgtagTACTACTATCATTTGTCCTTTGGAAGCAACAAACCATATTGTTGCCTAGCTTTTGAATGTTTATCATATTTCACTTCTACAACATTCAATTTTAAATGGGGCAATTTCAAACAAAATTTAAGATAACTAATATAAATTCAATAAAGAATTTTTTGGAGCAGAATGTCCTTGATGAAGACAAGTGTTCTTttctttggatttttttttaaaaaaatactcataaGCAAAACAATTTACTTTTAAACAATAATCTATGTTATTCAAGTGAAAAAGTATTTAATTGTATACCATCTAGAATCATTTATTTGCTTATGAGTTTTTTTAATCATATAGTTGCACAAAATACTTCCACAAAAGCATTGATTCACAAAATCAGATAGTTGCACAAAATACTTCCACAAAAGCATAGATCATCCATGAACATGATCACTAAATTGACTTCCTTAGAGTGAGTTTCTTCTTCATACATATTTCCATTGTAGTCTTCTAGGTTTAGGCTTTCCTCTTGTAACAATCCGACTTTTTCTACCGCTTTTAACTGGTCACGTCGAATTCACTTTTAAAAATTATGTAACGGAGGaagtatgttttatttttggatATAATATTTTTAGCCTCTCTTttgaaatacataaataaaaaatctaaataaaGCTCAGCCCAGCCCACTTTCCTAGTGGGTTTGGGCTAGGCCAGGCCTAGCAAAATGAATAAAACCCGGCCCAAACCAATCCGCCCTAGACATGGGTCTGGGCTGGCCTAGGCCTCATTATAGGTGGGCCTGTGGTGAGCTGGGCTGGCCCAACTCTATTGAGAGGCCTTTTCTATTGATGCTGCAAGTATAAATAGTCGAATAGAAGAACTTAGAAAAGGGAAAACGGAAATTCGAGATGTTTGGATTATTAGTATGGAGTTTGGATTAAATATAATGTAATGAGATTAGCAACCCACTTATGAAGACAAGAGTTGCagaaaagaaaacaatataATTTGCCcttgatttcaattttcaagTGTGACCGTCCAATGTCCATGAGCATGTGTATAGTGAAGTTAATTTTTACGTAGCTATCATCCAACTGTAAAGCTTTTAACTTATATGCtaaaatattttgattattagGATTGATGAGAAAATTGTGTGTGAAATATTAAATGCCACATAAGATTAaactaattataaaaataaattaaatcttcaataatataaaataggagaAATAGCCATTTAAATCACCAAGTTTGGTTAAAATCTGGTCTATCAAACAAAGTTTGAAATTCTCTaattaaatcacaaagtttCAATTTGTTTAGTTTATCTCAGTTTTAGGTGGAATCTTTGTTGACGTGgattgagatttcaagaatgaGTGAGATTTAAATCATGAAAAAGATGCGTGTATAATCCAATGTGTAATCACAACTAGCTTGATCTTAAAATTGGATTGGGATTTCAAGATAGATTTCAATGTAGAGATGCAAATATTCCACATAAAATTCGACTCATGAGATAAACTAGAAAACTtaaaacttcatgatttaattAGCGGATTGTAACTTTGTGGGTTGATCAGCTTTTGACCAAACTTTGTGATTTAAATGGCTATTTACCCAATAAAATATAGCGTTTAATACTTATTTTAAAACGAATTTAGTAattaatttgataaatatcataatttagtacccattaatcaaattaatccaataaatatatgagtaaaggccaaaattggtcctgaacatatagtcattttacgattttggtcctaaacattatcttttggattttttggtcctgcacatatggacatttgatcattttggtcttgcacatatggaaatttgatcattttggtcctccgtcaacattttcgttaaaaactaacggtcaacattatcttttggattttttggtcctgcacatatggatatttgatcattttggtcctgcacatatggaattttgatcattttggtccttcgtcaacattttcgttaaaaactaacggtcaacggccgatttttgactaaaacaatgggttgggtcgggtcgtgtttgggtcgggtttgggttacacgttaagaaaaaaaataattattttttattaattaaaaaattataaaactttaatttttagttatttttgttgattaaaaatattataacgactaaaacatgatgttattatacgatttaaacatgatattacacgacaaaaaaaaaattaccaaattaaaataatcattttttaatcaaaataataaaattaaagtatactaatattaaatctatataataaaattaaataattaaaaaaattatttttaataaaatctatactttaattttattaattaaaaaatattaattaatttttaagaatattatgcttagattttaacgaaaatattatgcttagattttaagaaaatattatttttttcttaacgtgtaacccaaacccgacccaaacacgacccgacccaacccattgttttagtcaaaaatcggccgttgaccgttagtttttaacgaaaatgttgacggaggaccaaaatgatcaaaattccatatgtgcaggaccaaaatgatcaaatgtccatatgtccaggaccaaaaaatccaaaagataatgttgaccgttagtttttaacggaaatattgacggaggaccaaaatgatcaaatgtccatatgtgcaggaccaaaaaatccaaaagataatgtttaggaccaaaatcgtaaaatggctatatgttaaggaccaattttggcctttactctaaatATATTATACAAACCCAATCATAATAAGACGGATCTTACAATTCTTCCTGAATCAACAATACATATCTATCGAATTCGTATGCAACTGTATGTTGTGTGCATATCAATGATTGGTCTTTTGTTGGTTGGTGCGCGCGAAAAGCTTCTTCACTACCTTCACCAGCGATTCCATCTTCCTCGGCTTTGCACGGATCAATCTCAATTGGCGCACATTAGCGCACTCCTCCAGATCTAGATCTTCGAATTCATCCCCGCCACTTTTGTTGTTGCTATTATTGCTATGATGATTTTCACTAGTTTCTTCGCTTAATTCAGAATCGGCGGAGCTCTGTAATCCCTCGTTGAAATCCTCCCACAGTAGATCCATCTTCTCCTGCGATTCACTCCCCGCTTCCTCTCTTTGGGCGTCCTCCTCCGCATCGTCGATTTTGACGGCTTGGCTCGCGAACTGCCGGCGGTGTGCGGTGGCGGTGCTCGTTTGATCGGGATCGGAGATTCTCCAGAGAGGCGGCAGGAGTGCGAGATTGAGGGCGGCGTTGCTGCTGATCACGGGGAAGGTAAACTCTTCTGTTGCGATCATCTTTTATATGTGAATTGTGATGTATGAATCTCGATGAGCTATAGATGAATATAGTCGAAtcagaaaaaaggaaaattgtgcatttaatttattgaatGGAAAATTCTGTATTTATTATTATGGGTATATATGTTAGGAATTAGTTGGATTATAATAAATGAGTTTTGGCAAAAGTGTTAATGAGGAGGTGGCTATCTTCTCCGCATTCCATGGACCTACGTGTTACTCATGCTAACCTTAACctccttttcttcttccttttttttttttattttcatttatggagGAAATGACTATAGTATATAGAGATTCACCTGCTACCATGGATCCGGACGTGATTTTTTCATTGTTGCCCCCTTCGACGGTTTCTGATGTCGCCCATTCCCCTCCATTAACTTCAGATAAATTTTATTTCGTCCCTTCCGTTTTAGCATCCAGGATCCGCCAGAAATGAAGGGAAGTGACCGGTTAGATCAAGACAATTGAGATGTAACCTACATAATAACACATTCCCTCTTTATTAAGGCATAAAGCATTAATAAGTTCTCCTCCTTCCAtttccatctccatctccattaAAACTTTTGTTCCCACAAATTGACCACTAATTCCCATATTTCTTGTGTCTTACTCTCACATGGTCCCATGTTTAACGTTTGGTCAATTAAGTATAGACTTTTCTTCCCTTTTTCCTCGCTTGATTGCGTGATCAATGCAATGCTAATAACACGTGTTTTTCTTGCACTTCGAATTAGCAAGCACGACCTCTAGAGGTAGTGGTAGTGTGAGTAATTGAAATATGACACTACACAAGTAAACCTTATACAGTACTCCTTGCATTCCGCCATAGTTGAGGCGTTTGTTTTCCAACAGCACGAAGATGAAAGTGTTATGAAACTTAATCTGGAAACTAAGAATTGAAGAACACCTTGATTTGAGAGAAAATTGTGAAAAACTTTATTGAATCACTCTTGGAATCGAGCTACATACAAAATGAGAGAAGAATGAAAgaaactaactaactaacagCCTATATATTGAAACTAACGGCTAGTACaatcaacggtccagattagAACTAACTAATCCAAAGAGATCCGACGGCTGCTGAACCTCGACGGCTTCTTCATTCCATTTCCAGCTCGTGAGCTCAATCAAGCTCAGTTACTCGACAATCAATCACACACACAGCAATCCTCCACCTTGATTGATCAAAGCTTACTCAGACTTCAGCCTGCAAACACTCACCAACTTCTTGCATAGATCAAACTTCTCTCTCGGTAGAGGCTTTGTTAACATATCTGCGGGATTGTCATCCGTGTGAACCTTGAACACCCTCACACTTCCTTTCTCTATCCCTTCTTTGATAAAGTGTAAATGGACATCTATATGTTTACTCCTTTCATGATATACCTTGTGTTTCGCCAAGCAAATCGCGCTGTTGTTATCACAACCGATTGAGATGGCATCCATTTCACAACCAAAATCTCAAGCAATCCTCTTTATCCAATAGCTTTCCTTCACCGCTGCAGTCAGCGCCATGAATTCAGCTTCAGTAGTCGACAAAGCAACTACACTTTGGAGACTTGATTTCCAGCTAATAGCTGCTCCAAACATAGTGAAGATGTATCCGGATTGTGACATTCTATTATCAAGATTCCCTGAAAAATCAGAGTCACAAAAACTAACTATAACATCTCCTCATACTCACCATCTCCTCTGAACAGAATGCCAAAGTCCCCAGCTCCTTTTAAGTATCTCATCAGCCATTTCAATGCACACCAATGCTCCCTTCCATGATTGGACATGTATCTACTAGTCACACTCACAGCTtgagccacatccggccttgttGAGATCATAGCATACATTATTCCCCCAATGATGTTAGCATATGGAAATTTTTGCATTTCTGCAGCTTTAGCTTATGTACTTGGCCTCTGATCTTTAGATAACTTGAAGTGTTGGGCTAGTGGAGTTGCAGCTTCCTTAACGTTGCTCATGTTAAACCTCTGTAGCAATCTTGATACATAATCATGTTGTGAGAGCCATATCAACTTCCTACTTCTGTCTCTGATCAAGTTCATGCCCAGAATCCTCTTGGCTGGaccaagatctttcatctcaaaagcAGCCTTCAAGTCATCTTTAACTGATTGGATTTCATTCTTGCAAGATCCTGCCAGCAGCATATCGTCCACATACAACAAGAGATAGGCAACAGGAACACCATCTCTCCTTTTGATATACACACACTCATCATAAAGTGACTTCACAAAACCACAGCTCAGCACATGATCATCAAAACGCTTATGCCACTGCCTACTTGCTTGCTTCATCCCATAAAGACTTCTTTTGAGTAAACAAACCTTCCCTTCACCACCTGGATTGACAAACCCCTCGGGCTGTGTCATATATATAGTTTCCTCCAGCTCACCATGTAGAAAGGCCGTTTTAACATCTAGTTGCTCCAACTCTCAATCCTTCTTGGCAACTACAACAAGCAAAATTCTTATGGAAGTGTGTTTCACAACGGGGCTGAATACTTCATTGAAATCTACCCCATGTTCTTGAGTAAATCCTCTAGCAACTAGCCTTGCTTTAAATCTGATATGCTCTCCATCGACTGACTCTATTTTCTTCTTAAAGATCCATCTACAACTCACAAGCTTTCTGCCTTGGACCTTATCAACCAGTATCCAAGTCCCATTCTTAAGGAGAGACTCTATCTCCTCTATCATAGCAAGCATCCACTTGTCTGCTTCCTTGCTCTCAACAACTTCTCTGTAGTTGGCTGGCTCAGAACACTCCACCTCCTCAGCCACACACAAAGCATAAAACAACATCTCAGCATCTGCATATCTTGAGGGTGGTTTTATATTCTGCCTTCTTACTCTATCTCTAGCAAGTTGATAGTTCTCTAGATTCTATGGTTCTTCAACCTGCTGATATGTGTTGGTACTTCCTGAACTCTGAGCAGAACCAGGATCAGTATCATCAGCCACTATACCCTCAgtctccacctcaaactcagCAATCTTATCAGTCTGATCAGGTTTTGGAGATTCTTTTAGaaatggcatctgatcctcccaGAAAACCACATCTCTAGAGATCACAATCTTAGAATTCCCAGGTTCTATACACCATAACCTGTAACCCTTTACCCCCAGATTGATACCCAAGCATCACACATCTCTGAGCTCTTACTTCTAATTTCCCTTGCTTGATGTGAGCAAAGGCTTTGCAGCCAAAAACTCTCAGTCCAGAGTAATCtccatgagctccataccacctAAAATCCGGTGTATCACCATTGATGCTTGAAGATGGACATTTATTCATCATTTTCACAGCTGTAGAaacagcctctgcccagaacTTCATTCCTATGCCCGCTGACAGAAGcatgcacctcaccctttcAATGATAGTTCTATTTTCCCTCTCTgctacaccattttgctgagggttGAGTGGGACTGTTCTGTGCTTTTTTATCCCCTTGCTCCtacaaaactcatcaaactccTTTGATAGATACTCCAAGCCATTATCAGTGCGCAGACACTTCAGCACTGCCCTCTTTTCAAGCTCAGTTTCAGTGCACCAATCTCTGAATTTGTTGAATGCTTGTGACTTCTCCTTCAGTATGTAAATCCAGATCTTTCTTGAGTAATCATCTATGATACTCATATAGTATCTGCCACCACCAATAGAATTAACCTGGGCAGGCCCCCACAAATCAGAGTGGGCATAGTCCAATGGCTTGACTGATGTGTGCTTGCCCTTTGGATAGGTGAGCTTCTTAGATTTCCCAAGCATACACTCCTCACATCTGAGATGCTCCACCTCCAGCTGAGCCTTCATGACCCCAGATTTCACCAATTCTCTGATACTCCCCTCAGCTGGATGACCCAATCTTTTATGCCATAACTCCAAGCCCTAAGATACTGAGTTGATTTCTGCCTTGATTGGCACCTGGACATCTGCTAGCAGGTAATATAGGCTAGCTATTCTTTCTGCCTCCATCACAACCTTGCTGTTTTTAGACACCACCATTTTCCCTCCAACAGAAGAGAATACACCACATTTTCTTTCAAGAAGGCCAAGAGAAATCAGATTTCTCTTAACTCGAGGTATATATCTTACCTCTGTCAAGACTCTAACACAGCCATCCTGCATTTTTAGCCTTATGGTGCCAATTCCTTTTACATAGCATACCTGGTTGTTTCCAAGAATGACAGTGCCTGAGTGTTCCATCAGCTCCTCAAACCACATCAGATTAGAGCTCATGTGAAAGCTGCAGCCCgaatccattatccaagatCCACCTATACCACCATCAGCCACAGTCAGAATTTGATTCTCCTCACTATCTTCCACACAATCAGTTGCATTAACCATTTTCTCCCCAGCCTGTGCCTGCTTCCTTTTCAAAGTATGGCAATCCTTCTTCAAATggccaggtttcttgcaccaatagcaagacCGAGTTTCCCTTTTATGAGCTTGACCAGCCTTAGGCACATCCTGCTCCTTCTTGAagggtttcttgaatttgtGGTGCTTTACATTCAAGCTTTCTGCCACAACAGAGCTGGAACCAGAACCAATTCCCAACCCACTATTATGGAGTTCTTTAGCTCGGATTTCGTTTTGAACCTCCACAAACGTGATAGCTCTGTCCCTCCCATATAAAATAGCATCACGAAGTTGATCAAAAGATCTAGGAAGAGCATTTAGAAGTAGGATCGCTTTATCCTCATCCCTAATTTTAGCATCaatattttcaagatcatcaataGCTCTACTAAAATCCTCTAACTGCTCTAACACCCCTTTACCCTCCAAGAACTTATAGGAATACAATCTTTGCTTCATATATAAACGATTCGCCAACAATTTCGTGAGATAGAGATCCTCTAACCTGGTCAGAATACCCGCAGCAGTCGTCTCCTATGCCACCTCCCGCAAAAACTTGTCGGCGAGGCACAATACGATCGTGCTGTGTGCCTTGGCCTCGATCTCAGCTTGCTTCAACATAGCTTTTTCATCGAGAATCCCCTTTTCTTTCTGATCCTTC
Coding sequences within:
- the LOC121773858 gene encoding uncharacterized protein LOC121773858, with protein sequence MIATEEFTFPVISSNAALNLALLPPLWRISDPDQTSTATAHRRQFASQAVKIDDAEEDAQREEAGSESQEKMDLLWEDFNEGLQSSADSELSEETSENHHSNNSNNKSGGDEFEDLDLEECANVRQLRLIRAKPRKMESLVKVVKKLFARTNQQKTNH